The proteins below come from a single Candidatus Bathyarchaeota archaeon genomic window:
- a CDS encoding Snf7 family protein, whose translation MVRRFVDRWSKPKEDSITSKIANVGKPSENIKDQIAQVTQRLDMQTKTLDSAVLRFQSRDAEIFNRVVKAMAMHDGARANILATELAEIRKVEKMLTNASLALQSVSMRLRTVSELGDLVTVLAPAKSMLNNIRGEMCGIMPEASQELGNIGNLLTDIVGSTNQSNDISVNTITANADALQILEEAEVAAESRLRDQLPDVSAEKEIRRRSSLGA comes from the coding sequence TTGGTTAGACGTTTTGTTGACCGATGGAGTAAACCAAAAGAGGACTCGATAACTTCCAAAATAGCCAATGTTGGCAAGCCATCGGAGAACATAAAGGACCAAATCGCGCAGGTCACACAGCGCTTAGATATGCAAACAAAAACGCTTGACAGCGCAGTTCTGCGTTTCCAGAGCCGAGATGCGGAAATCTTTAATCGCGTCGTCAAAGCCATGGCTATGCATGATGGAGCAAGAGCTAACATCCTTGCCACGGAGCTGGCTGAGATTCGCAAAGTCGAGAAAATGCTCACGAATGCCTCGCTTGCCCTGCAAAGCGTTTCCATGCGGCTGCGTACGGTGTCTGAACTGGGGGACTTAGTTACGGTGCTTGCCCCCGCAAAAAGCATGCTAAACAACATACGTGGCGAGATGTGCGGCATCATGCCTGAGGCAAGCCAGGAACTGGGCAACATCGGTAATTTGCTAACCGACATAGTTGGCTCCACTAACCAAAGCAACGATATTTCTGTAAACACGATTACGGCAAACGCCGATGCCCTGCAGATTTTGGAAGAAGCCGAAGTTGCCGCGGAAAGCCGACTTAGAGACCAACTGCCCGATGTGTCCGCTGAAAAGGAAATTCGGAGACGAAGCAGCTTAGGCGCCTAA
- a CDS encoding ATP-binding cassette domain-containing protein — translation MVEVYSDGTKAVDDISFNVKEGEFFGFLGPNGAGKSTTIKILTTLLHKTLGTVKIAGYDIESGANSIRKVIGVQSQDTTVDGDLTGRENLALQGHFQQMDGIKLKARIAELLRLVGLESVADKRARNYSGGMKKRLDLATALVHEPRIVFLDEPTTGLDPQSRLAIWSYLEEINKAGTTIFLTTQYLEEADRLCKRLAIIDFGKIVTSGSPAELKREIGADSIRISIDNCQRDKARAKDLLKSLSGVNNVEELGGEECLNVYAKNAGPLVADIVRAFDSSDIRLLSVTFSSPSLDDVFLKHTGRRIRTEDLVKAPSSSTFGGRPR, via the coding sequence TTGGTTGAAGTATACTCAGACGGTACCAAAGCAGTGGACGACATATCCTTCAACGTCAAAGAAGGCGAATTCTTCGGTTTCCTGGGACCCAACGGCGCCGGAAAAAGCACCACCATAAAAATCCTCACAACTCTGCTCCACAAAACCCTTGGCACAGTTAAGATAGCGGGATATGACATCGAATCAGGCGCCAATTCTATTCGAAAAGTAATAGGTGTTCAAAGCCAGGATACAACTGTCGATGGCGACTTAACGGGCAGAGAAAACCTTGCTTTGCAGGGGCACTTCCAGCAGATGGACGGCATTAAACTCAAAGCACGCATAGCTGAGCTTCTGCGGTTGGTGGGGCTGGAATCAGTTGCGGATAAGCGAGCCCGCAACTACAGCGGCGGCATGAAGAAGCGGCTGGATTTGGCGACTGCGCTGGTCCATGAACCCAGAATCGTTTTTCTCGATGAGCCAACCACGGGGCTAGACCCGCAGTCAAGGCTGGCTATCTGGTCGTACCTTGAAGAAATCAACAAGGCAGGCACAACGATTTTCCTAACAACCCAGTATCTTGAGGAAGCCGACCGCCTCTGCAAACGATTAGCCATAATTGATTTCGGCAAAATCGTCACCAGCGGCTCCCCAGCTGAGTTGAAACGGGAAATCGGCGCGGATTCCATCAGGATTTCGATTGATAACTGTCAGCGTGATAAAGCCCGTGCCAAGGATCTTTTGAAGTCTCTTTCAGGCGTCAACAACGTGGAGGAATTAGGGGGCGAGGAATGCCTAAACGTCTACGCTAAGAACGCTGGGCCACTGGTAGCAGATATTGTCCGCGCCTTCGACAGCAGCGACATCCGATTGCTCTCCGTGACTTTTTCGTCGCCGTCGCTTGATGACGTTTTCCTCAAACACACGGGCAGGCGAATACGCACCGAAGATCTAGTGAAGGCACCAAGCAGCAGCACCTTTGGAGGACGCCCAAGATGA